A portion of the Phaeodactylum tricornutum CCAP 1055/1 chromosome 7, whole genome shotgun sequence genome contains these proteins:
- a CDS encoding predicted protein codes for MKETDEITAALDELGISASDLGGPDKDSPPTKLHPIIAFGIGAFCVANLGLLMSLPPVLRGKGAPYLPTFQKNLDAMFRQLRQQPHFQKQIRDGTKLTFVDLGSGDGRVVFRAAAENLFVKSTGYELNPLLHLLASGRRWVGGPRQWELTTFYCSDLWNVDLRRANVVTVYGLGPIMKDLGTKLENELSPGSFILSNVFTFPGWKPQSSQGGTYIYRTPNCWQSENRL; via the exons ATGAAGGAAACAGATGAAATTACGGCTGCGTTGGATGAACTCGGCATCTCGGCAAGTGACCTTGGCGGGCCAGACAAAGATTCGCCGCCAACAAAGCTCCATCCGATCATAGCGTTCGGAATTGGCGCATTTTGTGTAGCTAATTTAGGACTGTTGATGAGCCTGCCACCAGTCTTACGAGGCAAAG GTGCCCCCTATTTACCGACGTTCCAGAAGAACCTTGACGCCATGTTTAGACAATTACGTCAGCAG CCgcattttcaaaagcaaattcGGGACGGTACCAAGTTGACTTTTGTGGATCTCGGGAGTGGCGATGGACGCGTCGTATTTCGAGCGGCAGCAGAAAATTTGTTCGTGAAAAGCACTGGTTACGAGCTCAATCCCCTATTACACTTACTGGCATCGGGTCGGCGATGGGTTGGAGGTCCTCGACAATGGGAGTTGACAACTTTCTACTGCAGCGACTTGTGGAACGTCGATCTACGACGAGCCAATGTAGTGACAGTG TACGGACTGGGGCCTATCATGAAAGATTTGGGCACgaaattggaaaatgaaCTATCACCAGGGTCGTTTATTCTATCGAATGTGTTTACCTTTCCCGGTTGGAAACCTCAAAGCAGCCAAGGGGGAACCTACATTTATCGCACACCTAACTGCTGGCAGTCGGAAAATCGATTGTAA
- a CDS encoding predicted protein, producing the protein MSTSGQRESEDPGLGTRERRHQQRMESAAWSSGHIRSPGTDEELQSLTAKRSLEKDASSKTTGGDFGTYLFWGLTLAGIASSMLTTTFGIFHVDVFLRSYQLPLSTYSYGNAVYAIINTANDLAGAWLVDHVATHRNRTDLVGMAGCIFAVCFLTPFFRWRAPSQSWDGVHFVTTLSLYDTMFAFVAILMGSIITDNHKMSENSRVRFMASGKLINLFTSFVVARAGLSTFDVQDLTHFRIFVVCLAMLVSLMFIIAQRMIHVKSRTVTASRQDALKVSASATAASSQKGKLHWRQVALGMEMLLEAQMTFMSSFTKTFVDRLLFDSGYSRASCVWLLSTLRPIKAIAGILIYVPIRKFGYTKIYSTLFVFNFLLSATLLTVADSSSTRWILTFLVLYSVITGAVQSSGFHLAMSDMVTEMKRNHAKERRFEEPSLAGLFMGANALFCKPMESLLPIVAGTVLQNKGDSQQNLFYLLVIPVLLFSVAQFLFWSRYELTPDRMKGFRHELDSLHSEQERACTRIAIET; encoded by the exons ATGTCAACCTCGGGACAGCGAGAAAGCGAAGACCCAGGACTTGGGACACGTGAAAGGCGGCATCAGCAAAGAATGGAATCGGCAGCGTGGTCCTCTGGTCATATCAGGTCTCCCGGCACTGACGAGGAATTACAGTCGCTGACTGCAAAGAGATCCTTAGAAAAAGACGCTTCTTCCAAGACCACCGGGGGAGATTTCGGAACCTACTTGTTTTGGGGCTTGACATTGGCCGGCATCGCATCCAGTATGCTGACCACCACGTTCGGGATTTTCCACGTTGACGTCTTTTTGCGGTCCTATCAGCTCCCTCTGTCGACTTACTCGTACGGAAATGCCGTCTATGCAATAATAAACACTGCCAACGATCTTGCGGGTGCTTGGTTGGTGGACCATGTTGCCACACATCGGAATCGGACAGATCTCGTAGGCATGGCTGGTTGCATATTCGCAGTTTGTTTCTTGACTCCTTTTTTCCGTTGGCGAGCACCGTCTCAAAGTTGGGATGGGGTTCACTTTGTGACGACCCTGTCGCTCTACGATACCATGTTTGCCTTTGTGGCAATTCTAATGGGATCGATCATAACCGACAATCACAAAATGTCGGAGAACTCTCGAGTTCGATTTATGGCAAGTGGGAAACTTATAAATCTCTTCACTTCATTTGTTGTAGCACGGGCCGGCCTGAGTACATTTGATGTTCAAGATTTGACGCACTTTCGAATTTTTGTCGTGTGTTTGGCAATGTTGGTCAGCCTCATGTTCATAATTGCACAGCGTATGATTCATGTGAAATCCAGAACCGTGACTGCTTCTCGACAAGACGCGCTTAAGGTGAGTGCGAGTGCCACGGCCGCTTCGAGCCAAAAGGGCAAATTACACTGGCGACAGGTTGCGCTAG GAATGGAGATGTTGTTGGAAGCTCAAATGACATTTATGTCTTCCTTTACAAAGACTTTCGTTGACCGGCTTCTCTTTGATTCCGGTTATAGCAGAGCCTCCTGCGTCTGGCTTCTATCCACATTAAGACCAATAAAGGCTATCGCTGGGATTCTCATATACGTCCCAATCCGCAAGTTTGGCTACACGAAGATTTACTCTACattgtttgttttcaattttttgctTTCGGCTACTTTATTGACTGTCGCTGACTCCTCGTCCACACGATGGATCTTGACTTTTCTTGTGCTCTACTCGGTAATAACGGGAGCTGTGCAGTCCTCTGGTTTTCATTTAGCTATGTCGGATATGGTGACAGAGATGAAACGAAATCATGCTAAGGAGAGGCGATTTGAAGAGCCTTCGTTGGCAGGTCTATTTATGGGAGCGAACGCTTTATTCTGTAAACCCATGGAGTCCCTTCTTCCAATAGTAGCAGGGACCGTGTTGCAGAATAAGGGTGACTCACAGCAAAATCTCTTTTATTTGTTGGTCATTCCAGTACTGCTCTTTTCAGTTGCCcagtttttgttttggagCCGTTATGAATTGACACCAGATCGTATGAAAGGATTTCGACATGAACTTGATTCTTTGCATTCTGAGCAAGAGAGGGCTTGTACAAGGATAGCAATAGAGACTTGA
- a CDS encoding predicted protein → MDFANGFGDSSDDLMENARIVSPYGDGETQAFPADPWANFQYALPEGPSQYKHRASRQRPTFGGSRSPSEPIPTPRERMVTSSKISTPHRDGMVNRGHASRYEYSSDQRCDDVHVIFTDPSDGVGISVEKRSQQDLLRQKVREDTSRRSLQHSTSAQSMYRKRSENKVEITSESTNAETDGLNLNWAFSRVQVRANSETESTTVWLNTDHRQDLEGEDIWLQEEHAFPLLSTGASSRFSGPSGKDGLRKRTDKKSNRVRFAEPIQKPRSVPFLKTVSRETIREESSDPRSKKITHSDNRAWFVAQPKSILRRRRFAGETVSHDPQYPQKNRPSSHRAAPQRKSATSFLDTQGSLLSPIHSDRRPWDRISETGSESLSPSYSDVEREKRVSLGPYHLQELNEMYPDPPLELQFDDESTVVPARASFIDTVAAVVVQAAVRRFLAQKVMHEMVGKAYSFPHLESDDKKYRPLSSRKVTPEKRSSRKSYAESPYGRNLGGAVFIEVMAAIKIQSAFRGFWVRDSLNVDHFCATMIQKWYRRHHQRHHYFADLSRIILVQSIWRRSIAREHAAFFLGSVITVQSLFRSYSARKKLYSGLTCLRKDTMAAVVIQSQWRTYACECNFIRDLVDILIVQSVVRTWLARRHLSSLRSRAQSISGKKSPTVSKKYANQVAAQPTGSPRPGEANRKLATGQCYSSYRSVEESSFSAILGNIKSKENNHLIVLITSQSLSRNQASTRSNIGTILRVHNVSFEEVDGANPLTRGRRDELFAISQMRGVYPQFFVVDYETGLTLFFCNSDSFFGANEEGSLPRILNIAGVVQSAIGGHQERNSTIDEAPKANKHLFEPKRQSSHTTVSIDSETSEPSVGRNSLLSMWKNLDKKNTLVLNGHRN, encoded by the exons ATGGACTTCGCGAATGGCTTTGGAGACAGTAGTGATGATCTGATGGAAAACGCAAGGATCGTTAGCCCTTACGGCGATGGAGAAACCCAAGCGTTTCCTGCTGATCCTTGGGCAAATTTTCAGTACGCACTGCCTGAAGGGCCCTCGCAGTATAAACATCGTGCTTCTAGACAAAGACCAACGTTTGGAGGATCACGATCTCCCTCGGAGCCAATTCCCACCCCACGAGAAAGGATGGTGACATCTTCTAAGATCTCAACTCCTCACCGAGACGGTATGGTAAATCGAGGCCATGCTAGTCGATACGAATATTCTAGTGACCAGCGATGCGATGACGTACACGTAATATTTACAGATCCCTCCGACGGTGTTGGGATCAGCGTTGAAAAAAGGAGCCAACAGGACTTGTTGCGACAAAAGGTTCGGGAGGACACCAGTCGTAGGAGCTTACAACATTCAACCAGCGCACAAAGTATGTACCGGAAACGTAGCGAAAACAAAG TGGAAATAACTTCAGAAAGCACAAACGCAGAGACCGATGGTCTAAATTTGAATTGGGCATTCTCGCGTGTTCAAGTTCGAGcgaatagtgaaacggagTCAACGACGGTTTGGCTAAATACTGATCACAGGCAGGATTTAGAAGGAGAAGACATTTGGTTACAAGAAGAACATGCATTCCCTTTGTTGTCAACGGGGGCTTCAAGCAGATTTTCGGGCCCATCTGGTAAAGATGGCCTCCGAAAACGTACTGATAAGAAGTCAAATCGTGTCCGTTTTGCCGAACCGATACAGAAGCCGCGATCTGTCCCTTTTCTGAAAACTGTTTCACGGGAAACTATACGGGAAGAATCCTCAGATCCTCGTTCCAAAAAGATCACACATAGTGACAATCGCGCGTGGTTCGTGGCCCAACCGAAGTCAATTCTCCGTCGGCGGCGTTTCGCTGGCGAAACCGTGTCCCATGACCCACAGTACCCCCAGAAGAATCGCCCATCCTCTCATCGCGCAGCTCCACAACGGAAGTCTGCTACATCGTTTTTGGATACACAAGGATCCCTACTCTCTCCCATTCATTCAGATAGGCGGCCTTGGGACCGCATCTCTGAAACAGGCTCGGAGTCACTCAGTCCTTCGTACAGTGATGTTGAGCGAGAGAAACGCGTTAGTCTTGGTCCCTACCACCTGCAGGAGCTAAATGAGATGTATCCCGATCCTCCTCTTGAGTTGCAG TTCGACGACGAGTCAACTGTAGTACCAGCACGCGCTTCTTTCATCGACACTGTCgctgctgttgtcgttcaaGCCGCTGTTCGTAGATTTCTTGCCCAAAAAGTGATGCATGAGATGGTCGGCAAAGCATATTCCTTTCCGCATTTAGAATCTGACGATAAGAAATATCGACCATTGTCGTCGCGAAAGGTAACTCCTGAAAAAAGGTCGTCCCGAAAAAGCTATGCAGAGAGCCCGTATGGTAGGAATTTGGGAGGAGCAGTGTTCATAGAAGTCATGGCTGCGATAAAAATCCAATCTGCCTTCCGAGGCTTTTGGGTTCGAGATTCGTTGAATGTGGATCATTTTTGCGCGACTATGATCCAGAAATGGTATCGACGACATCATCAGAGGCACCACTATTTTGCAGATCTTTCTCGGATCATACTGGTCCAGTCCATTTGGAGGCGCAGTATAGCCAGGGAGCACGCTGCCTTTTTCCTTGGGAGCGTAATTACAGTTCAGTCGCTGTTTCGCTCGTACAGCGCTCGCAAAAAGCTCTACTCAGGACTCACTTGCCTACGAAAGGATACTATGGCAGCTGTAGTGATCCAATCGCAATGGCGTACATATGCTTGCGAATGCAACTTTATTCGCGATCTTGTCGATATTTTGATCGTTCAAAGTGTTGTGAGAACTTGGTTAGCAAGACGACACCTGTCATCACTACGCTCCAGGGCCCAAAGTATTTCCGGCAAAAAGTCACCAACAGTATCAAAAAAATACGCGAATCAAGTGGCGGCGCAACCTACTGGAAGTCCTCGACCTGGAGAGGCCAATCGTAAATTGGCGACAGGGCAATGCTACTCCTCGTATAGGTCTGTCGAAGAGAGTTCGTTCAGCGCTATTCTTGGCAATATAAAGAGCAAGGAGAACAATCACCTCATTGTGTTGATTACATCTCAGTCTCTCTCGCGCAATCAAGCTTCCACAAGAAGTAATATTGGTACAATCTTACGCGTCCATAATGTCTCATTCGAGGAAGTGGATGGAGCAAATCCGCTAACCCGAGGACGACGCGACGAACTCTTTGCTATATCACAAATGCGCGGCGTGTACCCGCAGTTCTTTGTGGTAGACTATGAAACAGGGCTCACGTTATTTTTCTGCAACAGTGATTCTTTTTTCGGTGCCAACGAAGAAGGCTCTCTACCCAGGATACTCAATATTGCTGGTGTTGTGCAGAGCGCGATCGGAGGACATCAAGAAAGAAATAGTACCATAGACGAAGCTCCTAAAGCAAACAAGCACCTGTTTGAGCCAAAGAGGCAAAGCTCACATACTACGGTttcaattgacagtgaaacttCGGAGCCCTCTGTAGGACGGAACAGTTTGCTTTCGATGTGGAAAAATCTTGACAAGAAGAACACATTAGTATTAAATGGACACAGGAATTGA